From the Syntrophorhabdus sp. genome, one window contains:
- a CDS encoding hydrogenase iron-sulfur subunit, producing the protein MSSEGQFKPKMLGIICNWCCYGGADLCGVSRFQYPTYIRLIRVMCSGRVDLKHILLAFANGVDGMFVGGCHINDCHYNPEGNYDAMSMVNLCRKLLEHIGINPKRLRLEWVSAGEGIRFANIMNEFAREIEELGPLGKSEGLETAELNARIERIAKLVPYIKLEKMKKLALHDINEDYTKLYTSEEIESLIREAPSYWIDPDRCQACMTCARRCPADAIISAKSQVHVIDQDKCIRCGTCLTACPSKFGAVTKLVGKPVPPPLPEEKRAIVRKGKEGAGENSPVAG; encoded by the coding sequence ATGAGTTCAGAAGGCCAATTCAAACCGAAGATGCTGGGTATCATATGCAACTGGTGCTGCTATGGCGGGGCGGACCTTTGTGGGGTCTCCCGTTTTCAATACCCCACGTACATACGATTGATACGGGTGATGTGCTCCGGAAGGGTCGACCTCAAGCACATACTCCTCGCTTTCGCGAACGGAGTGGACGGGATGTTCGTCGGCGGCTGCCACATAAACGACTGCCATTATAATCCCGAGGGGAATTACGACGCCATGAGCATGGTGAACCTCTGCAGGAAGCTCCTCGAACACATCGGCATAAACCCGAAGAGACTGCGCCTCGAATGGGTCTCCGCAGGCGAGGGCATCCGCTTTGCCAACATCATGAACGAGTTCGCCCGGGAGATAGAGGAATTGGGGCCTCTCGGAAAGAGCGAGGGGCTGGAGACGGCGGAACTCAACGCGCGGATCGAGAGGATCGCGAAACTCGTCCCCTATATAAAGCTGGAGAAAATGAAGAAGCTCGCCCTCCACGACATAAACGAGGATTACACGAAGCTCTACACCTCCGAGGAGATAGAGAGCCTTATCCGGGAGGCACCATCGTACTGGATCGATCCGGACAGATGTCAGGCCTGCATGACCTGCGCCCGGAGATGCCCGGCGGACGCGATCATCAGCGCGAAGAGCCAGGTCCACGTGATCGATCAGGACAAATGCATCCGGTGCGGGACGTGCCTTACGGCCTGTCCGTCCAAATTCGGCGCCGTGACGAAGCTCGTGGGCAAACCCGTTCCACCGCCTCTTCCCGAAGAGAAGAGGGCCATAGTCAGAAAGGGAAAGGAAGGCGCAGGGGAAAACAGCCCGGTTGCCGGCTGA
- a CDS encoding preprotein translocase subunit TatB, which translates to MSEYIDAKGLGCAEPVLLARRSIELNDETTIIVDTRESLENIRVLARHTGCSIEVAEEPGGIYSITLKKKPDTAGYARESQQSANKRNDE; encoded by the coding sequence ATGTCCGAATACATAGACGCGAAAGGTCTGGGTTGCGCTGAGCCGGTCCTCCTTGCCAGGCGATCCATCGAACTCAATGACGAGACCACGATCATCGTGGACACCCGGGAATCTCTGGAGAACATTCGGGTCCTGGCCAGGCACACGGGGTGTTCGATTGAGGTCGCCGAGGAACCGGGAGGCATCTACTCGATAACGTTGAAGAAAAAACCGGACACGGCGGGCTACGCCCGCGAGTCCCAGCAGAGTGCCAACAAAAGGAACGACGAGTGA
- a CDS encoding molybdopterin-dependent oxidoreductase, producing the protein MTYSDQPIPGSADEGPEEFTGNRTVCGICSGTCGMMLKLENGQLSAIEGDHDHPVSRGHICPKGRALPEMFRTPDRLRHPVRKVGPGAWEEVSWEEAFAVLSEKLDGIRRKYGPEALAVHVGHAGVGKEFLPYAERFCALYGTPNFSTCGSHCYESKSMANMVTFGKMPIGDYARSKCIVLWGKNPGSSAPSFVNEIAEARKRGCALIVIDPRRTPLAEKADLHLQVRPGTDGALALSLLHLIVQEHLYDKDFVERWTVGFDALCHAVDAYPPEEVERITGIPAGRVRKAARLYASAPAACISLGVAVELSTNGFQAARGIAALQAITGNLDIAGGAVFLNEAPLSDLQLMPGSGVKQAIGADEYPLFHKVSRNAQANLYARAILEEKPYPLKGLVVAGSNPVLTWPNSGRVREALSRLEFLAVIDPVMTATARAAHLVLPCASFLGGHELWESSHISLEPRIGLAPKICNDGGLPTHWEIWREIAVRMGHSDSFPWRTEEEAITFRLKALELTCDDLRDMPEGYPYHRWTAKKYEKEGFNTDSGKVEIYSGLLRRHDYDPVPTYAEPAESPLSTPDVASRFPLVLTTGARRLEYLHSRFRNVASLRTRVPEPYVEIHPSTAESLGVKDGDMVLVETLRGSIEVRAKRTPSILAGVISMSHGWDEANANVLTDDACLDPVSGFPGGRCLLARIVRR; encoded by the coding sequence ATGACATATTCAGACCAGCCGATTCCCGGGTCCGCCGACGAAGGGCCGGAGGAATTCACCGGTAACCGCACCGTCTGCGGTATCTGCAGCGGCACGTGCGGAATGATGCTCAAACTGGAGAACGGGCAGCTCTCCGCCATTGAAGGCGATCACGACCACCCGGTAAGCAGGGGACATATCTGTCCCAAGGGACGCGCCCTGCCGGAAATGTTCAGAACGCCTGACCGGCTGCGGCACCCGGTCAGGAAGGTGGGGCCCGGCGCCTGGGAAGAGGTATCGTGGGAGGAGGCCTTCGCGGTCCTTTCGGAAAAGCTGGACGGAATACGAAGGAAATACGGCCCCGAGGCACTGGCGGTCCACGTGGGACACGCGGGAGTGGGGAAGGAATTTCTGCCCTACGCCGAACGCTTCTGCGCCCTCTACGGCACACCCAATTTCTCGACCTGCGGCAGCCATTGCTACGAATCAAAATCAATGGCCAACATGGTCACCTTCGGCAAGATGCCGATCGGTGATTACGCGCGGAGCAAATGCATCGTCCTGTGGGGGAAGAACCCGGGTTCATCCGCCCCTTCTTTCGTCAACGAGATCGCCGAGGCAAGAAAACGGGGATGCGCGCTCATCGTCATAGACCCGAGAAGGACGCCTCTCGCCGAAAAGGCGGACCTGCATCTCCAGGTAAGGCCGGGCACGGACGGCGCCCTGGCTCTGAGCCTTCTTCACCTGATAGTCCAGGAACACCTCTACGACAAGGACTTTGTCGAAAGATGGACGGTCGGTTTTGACGCTCTTTGTCACGCTGTTGATGCCTATCCGCCGGAGGAGGTGGAGAGGATCACGGGCATACCGGCGGGACGGGTACGAAAGGCGGCCCGGCTTTACGCGTCGGCACCGGCCGCCTGCATATCCCTGGGCGTGGCTGTTGAACTGAGCACAAACGGTTTTCAGGCCGCCCGCGGCATCGCCGCTCTTCAGGCTATCACAGGCAATCTCGATATCGCCGGCGGGGCCGTCTTCCTCAATGAGGCACCGCTGTCGGACCTGCAACTGATGCCGGGCAGCGGAGTGAAACAGGCTATCGGTGCCGATGAATACCCGTTGTTCCACAAGGTCTCGCGAAACGCGCAGGCAAATCTTTACGCTCGGGCCATCCTGGAGGAAAAACCCTATCCTTTGAAGGGCCTCGTCGTGGCCGGAAGCAACCCCGTGCTCACCTGGCCCAATTCAGGCCGGGTCCGGGAGGCGCTGTCAAGGCTTGAATTCCTGGCCGTGATCGATCCTGTCATGACGGCAACGGCACGCGCGGCTCATCTCGTCCTCCCCTGCGCGTCCTTTCTCGGGGGCCATGAGCTGTGGGAGAGTTCCCATATCTCCCTCGAACCCCGTATCGGGCTCGCCCCGAAGATATGCAATGACGGGGGATTGCCCACACACTGGGAAATATGGAGAGAGATCGCGGTCCGCATGGGCCATTCGGATTCTTTTCCCTGGAGGACGGAGGAAGAGGCCATCACCTTCAGGCTGAAGGCCCTGGAACTCACCTGTGATGACCTGAGAGACATGCCGGAAGGTTACCCCTATCACCGCTGGACAGCGAAGAAATACGAAAAGGAAGGCTTCAATACGGATTCAGGCAAGGTCGAGATCTATTCGGGCCTGCTCAGGCGCCACGATTACGACCCGGTCCCCACCTATGCCGAACCCGCCGAGAGCCCCCTTTCGACCCCGGATGTCGCGTCCCGGTTCCCCCTTGTGCTCACAACGGGCGCCCGAAGGCTCGAATACCTCCATTCCCGCTTCCGCAATGTCGCCTCGCTGCGGACCCGCGTCCCGGAGCCGTACGTCGAGATCCATCCTTCCACAGCGGAAAGTCTCGGGGTGAAGGATGGCGACATGGTCCTCGTCGAGACATTAAGAGGGAGCATCGAGGTCAGGGCAAAGCGGACTCCGTCAATACTCGCCGGTGTTATCTCCATGTCTCACGGTTGGGATGAAGCCAACGCGAATGTGCTCACCGACGACGCGTGTCTCGACCCTGTCAGCGGATTCCCCGGCGGACGCTGTCTTCTTGCCCGGATCGTGCGACGCTGA